Part of the Capsicum annuum cultivar UCD-10X-F1 chromosome 12, UCD10Xv1.1, whole genome shotgun sequence genome is shown below.
ATAAATCTTGACAAATATTCCATTGCCACAACAATATAAAGTATGGCATAATAGACGTACGACGTGAATTTGTCATGTAGgatatgataacgctcaacttacaccattATTTTGATGTaaagcgattgttgtcaatataataacgcaatttaggttgggatcgaatccacgaggagtgtAATTTAGTCTTCAAGTCTTAGTATGTTGAAAGTTACTAAGCATTGACCCGCAATATATACTTAAaccaaaacataaactaaattgGAGGATATGATTAAAAATTTAGTTTGAACAAATTAAATAATTACACTATTTGAGAGCAACAATTGTAGACTAAAATCCAATAAGAGAAGCGTCTTGGGGTTATACTTATCCTAGGGGTCATACATGCATGGGTGACTGAGGGTTAGTCCATTTCTTAGTCAAAAGTTTGGGTAGACTagattttaactcttaatgtGAGCCTTTCAATAACACATCAAGTTGCACTCATgaattcttttgaatacctcatgaGGATGCCAATTTTACCAATTCAAAACCTCAACTAaatatccctatttctaggatgatactaATCAATCTAGCTACAAcacataacatccttatttctaagataatgctaagGAAATAACTAGTATTAAATAAGTGTTCGCTACTActcatcacccacatccctctttcaaggatgatgttggATCCAAATCAATTGAGGATTTCACCCACAATTATAAATTCAATCAAAGAGTAATAGCAAAACCCGACATCAATGTCTAATAGTTAGCACTAACAATCAACACCCATACACTTTAAcaccctaatcaagcataaccccaaagtagttatttagctactcatgaaattgGAGAAAAGAGAATTATCCAAATTGACATCAATTGATAATAAAGCAAGAATAATCCCAAAACTCCAATCTCAAATTACAACTAAAAAGTATCTTTTGGAGTTTTAATAACAATTATTTCTTTTCACAATTTGAAGGGTTTCtctctatacaaaataaaaaatagttggaAGATCCTCCCATTTTGCAAGGGTTTGAGCTTTTAAGTATTGGGATTCAGCTGTGTAGATTTACAATTCTGCCCCTTGGAGGATTCCTGCTACACCACGATCGCGTAGCATCTTACCGTGATCGCGGTACCTGAGGGTCTTCTGATCGCAGTAAGTGAGGGCCTCCTGTTCTCCAGCTTTTGTTCCTTTTTTACCCATTTTCCTTTCCTTTCAGCTTGATGTCCATTCATTTTCATCATAGGACCTGCAAGATCACAAAAACTTTACATTAATATATTTCAATGGAGAATTAGGGTCATTTACACAATTTTAGCCATAATAGTGTATGAATTTGGATGCCAATGAGTGGAGAATTTGCCACTCATCAACGCCCCTAACTTATTTctttgcttatcctcaagcaacactacttcttactcaATGAGACTATGAAATTATAAGCCCATTCATACAACCAAATGATCATAATGATTCCGAACTCAATTAGTACCAACAATTAGCCCTCAAGTATGGAAAAACCTGTTCTCACAACTCCCCTCAAATTAAATCACACTTACAAGGATGCAAAAAACTTTAAAAACAACTAAGCAACAATCACtaactctctagaagtgactctccATCAAAAGTGACACAACTATACTCCTTTTCCTCATTTCAGAAGATGACAATTTCACCCACCTCAATTAGTCTACATGCCTCCTTGTGAAAGGAAATCACACACGCAAAAGTATCTATCATGCTGGATTAGAGTGTAAGATCTCACTCTTACAATGAATCTCTCAATGCgaacaagtatcataccatatgcTTACTTTTATTTTCTATCGCCACTAAATTAAATATACTAAATTGAAGATCTCGAAGGGCTTTTTCAAGCTTGTACTATTGGCTCGGGAAAGAGTATGAGATCATTTGGGAACACAGTGATTACACCCtctttgaacatctacatcatgCTATTCGATTAAACTTTGGACCATGAGCCACTTCATTTATTTCCAACttacacatgtgcctactttcACTATCTTGATTTACCTATctttttgaaagcattttctactcatttatttctttttgcaCAATCTAAgtctttccttcttttgatgatccctttctttttttccttttcacttgCTCTCTTTACTTATCTTTTAGGCATCCACTCACAATACCATGGCCCAAGCTCACCTCTTCCAAGATTCACTACCCCCAACTTAGTCTTTTGGCCTGTAGTTGCATTTTCAAGTAAAAGGAGGATAGAATtcaaaaaaagggtaaaattcaaATGGTTCAAGGATTGTAATACGGTAGCCAAAGAAAGTTTCAgaggctcaaaatgggtgaatAGGGATACTATTCTATGTACGGGTAGGCTCTTTAGGCTAAAATGGATTTCTATattcacaaagaaggcctaagatcatttcaccaaccaagcataACCACAATTAACTTTGAGATAccaacggggcaagttctagataatgCAAGTAAGCATGAGAGTAAACAACTAAGCTCACCACACACGACATGAAACCttttcaaggaggctcaattgtaTTTCTTACTTGGAGACAAAAGGAGCTATTCACTATATACTACAAAATAAagactttggagtcacaaaaagaggtaaactgTTGTTACAAGATTGTTTACATCAATGCCcttgattttcacaaaaaaatttggACGGAGAAGGGTGCCTTCTTCACATTTACACCACGCAAGATTGGTTATTGGTGGCACCAAATCAAGCCGTCATCTTACATTTCAATGCTCATGAGGGCAAAttatatggctactcagacttcactagaGGCATAAGATCGATCCCAAATCTACAATGCCACGGGTACTTAGACTTTTCTTGCAtctatgaatcaaaacccaaacatgacgattttttcttaagaatgtcgtcactcaatatATCACAGGGAAAAACACGTCTGACATCAATCAAAAGAAGCACAAAAATCTCTATGCTTGGGATGAGACTTAGATTACGAGACCCGAATACATATGcaaacacccccaacttaaagggTTGAAGTTCCCTCACTACAGAACATAAAAGCATAAGCAGGGTTAGAAAGGGATCCCTTAAGCTGCAATATGTGTCGCGATCTTTTGTACTACCGCAATTGCGATGGGATTTGCCACGATCACAAGACCGCGATCGTGATCCACATACTATGATTGTGGTAACTGAGACAAATTTTCCCTATTTTACTCTGTTTTCTTGCACAACTGCCAAATTTTCAACTttgttttttccctttcttttggaCTTCCAACTTGTGTCAAAACACctagaaaacataaaaaatgcaATAAACATGCAACCGATGGGTTGCCTCTCATCAAGAACCTAATTTAGCATCGCGGCACAAAGCTCTTTTATTAATATTGAGGATATTTGAAATGTAACAACTCCATCTTGCCGCCTTGAGTTCGTTTACATTATAGTGTTTCAACCTTTGCCCGTTTACTACGAATCTCTTTTTCTCGGGGGTCCTCTATTTCCATAGCACCACTAGGGTAAATACTCGAAATTACAAAGGGACCCGGCCACTTGGAATGAAGATTACCCATAAAAAGCTTCAAATGAGAGTTGTAGAGGAGTACACTATCGCCTATATGAAATTTTTGCTTTAGGATCTTAGCATCATGACACttcttcattttctccttataTAAAGCGGAAATTTCATAGGCCTTAAGTCGGAAGTACTCCAAATCGTGAAGTTTAGTGACCCTTGACTTGGAATATTCTTCCCAATTCATATTTAACTTCTTCAATGCCCACAAAGCCTTATGATCGAGCTCGACAGGTAATTGATATGACTTCCCGAACACCAATTGGTAGGGAAACATACTAATTGGTGTTTTGTAGGCTTTCTTATATGCCCAAAATGCCTTATCAAGTTGCCTTTCCCAATTAGTTTGGCCTACATTTACGGTTTTCTCAAGGATAACTTTGCTTTCCCAATTGGACAATTCAACTTGACCACTTGTTTAGGGGTAATATGGGGTATCAACCTTATACTTCACCCCTTATTTGTCAAGAAGAGACCCAAAAACCTGGTTGCAAAAGTGTAGGCCTCCACCACTAATAATGGCACGCGACATTTCGAACCTTGTAAAAATGTATTTCTTCAAGAAGAAAGTGACGTTTTTGCTCTCGTTGCTTGGAAGGGAAATGACCTTTACTCATTTGAAGACATAATCAAACGCCACCAATATATATTTGTTACCAAAGGatctcacaaatgggcccataaAATCAATTCCCCACACATTGAAAAATTCGACTTTAAGATTGGGTTTAAGAGGTATTTCATGTCTTCTCGAAATGCCACCTTGTATTTGACACCGATGACGTGCTTTGACCCACTTAATGGTATCTCTATGAATGGTGGGTCAATAATAACAACATTGAAGAACTTTGGTGGCGGTTTGAACCCTCCCATAGTAACCACCGAAAGGAGAGGAGTGACACGCTTCAACAATGTCTTTTTATTTCAACTTCCATAACATAACACTGAATTATACCATCTGTACATTCCCAAAATTTAAAGGGTTCTTCCCAAATATACTTCCTTACATCGAATAAGAACCGCTTTCGTTAATGATAACTAAGATCCTCAGGGAGTACACCACTCACCATATAATTAGCATAGTCGGCATACCATAGTCAACATTTCTCGATATTGATATTACTAGCTCATCGGGAAATGAGTCATCAATCTCAATCTCACCATGCTTTTCATGAGTATTTTCAAGGTGCGAAAGATGTCCGACCACTTGATTTTTGCAACTTTTTCGATACTTTGACACAAATTCAAACTCTAGCAAGAGCAAGATCCATCTAATCAAGTGTGGTTTAGCTTCTTTATTCACCATGAGGTATTTAAGAGTGGCATAATCTGTGTGCACCACCATTTTAGTACCCAAAAAATAGGCGAGCAACTTTTTGAAATCATATACCACCACAAAAAATTCTTGCTATGTAACTGTGTAGTTACGTTGAGCTTCATTTAAGGTCTTGATCGCATAATagattatatgaaataacttttctCTGCGTTAACCCAACACCGCTCCTAATGAAATTTCACTTGCATCACATATTACCTCGAACAGAGATGACCAATCCGGGGCCATAATGATGGGAGCCATATAAGAAACTCTTTGAGACAATTAAAGGACTTCAAGCatttatcatcaaaattaaacTTTGCCTCCTTTTCAAGGATTTTTGCATATTGGATGAGTAATTTTGGAGAAGTAACTAATAAATCGCTGATAGAACCCGACATGCCCGATGAAACTTCGAACACCTTTTAGGGAAGTGGGTAACTTAGAAATTACGTCTTTCTTAGCTTGATAAATTTGTATACCCTTCCACGAGATCTTGTAGCCCAAGACAATACCCTTCttgaccataaaatgacatttttcccaattGAGGACAAGGTTGGTTTCCACATATCTCTCAAGTACTTTGCTTAGATGCTCAAGGCATGACTCAAATAAGTTTTCTACTACTGAGAAATCATCCGTGAAGACTTCCATCATATCCTCAACAATATCTGCAAAGATTGATGACATGCACCATTGGAATATTACTGGTGCGTTGCACAAACCAAAATGTATCTGCTTGAATGCGACTGTGCCATAGGGGCAAGTGAACGCTGTCTTCTTTTGGTCTTCCAGGGCAATACAAATTTGGTTGTACCCTGAATAACCATCTAGAAAGAAATACCACCCTTGCCTGTCTAACCTATCTAGCATTTAATCCATAAAAGGCATGGGGAAGTGGTCTTTCTTGATTCAAGAATTCAACTTACGATAGTCCATGTACACCTTCCACCCCGTGACCGGACAGATGGAAACAaggttatttttttcattcagaTCTACCTTAATGCCACCTTTCTTTGGAACACATTGCACTGGACTTACCCATGTGCTATTGGAGATTGGATAGATGACTCCCGCATCAAGATActttataatttctttctttaccacctcttgcatggTTGATTTAGTATTCTTTGATGTTCCATACTTGGTATATGATCTAGTTCTAGCTTGATCTTGTGGGAATAAATTTCGGGAGCTATGCCTATGATATCCATAATTTCCATCCGATGGCATGAATGAACTTTTTCACTATCAATTTTAAAGCCTCCCCTTGGTAGAGTTCGAAATCAGTTGCAATAATGATAGGTAAAGTGTCACCATCACCTAAGAATACATATCAAAGGTGTGGCGGCAATAAGTTCAATTCAATTTGAGGTGACTCAAAGATGGATGGCTTTGTGGGTGGACTCTTATGTTTTTTTAGATTAAGGTCCAACTTTATTGGTTCTTGGTGTAAGATCCAAGTCTCGTTAAACATGAAACCTTTTCATTGAATGCTTCAAATTCATCAATTTCATAATTATATAAGACTCCCACTAATGGGTCATTGACTAAACTCATATCAACATAATTCAACACCTCATCATCGATGACATCAATCGCCGAAATCACTTGCAAGTCTATAGTTATTTCATGGACTTGCATACATTGAAAGAAGCTTATTCATCTAGGCTGAATTTCATCTCACCATACTCCATATCCACCAATGCCCTCCCGATGGCTAAAAATGGTCTTCCAAGAAAATAGATATTTCATTGTCTAATACACAATCGAGAATCATGAAGTCGACCGAGAAAATGAACTAATCGAGTTTAActagaatattatgtagtatctCAATAGGTTTCTTGATGGTCTGGTCGGATATTAATAATCTCATAGTGGCAGGTTGCAATTTTCCAACCCTAACTTGTGAAATACGACATATGACATTAAATTGATACCCGCTCCGGGGTCACACAAGGCCTTTGTAAATTTGAACATTCCGATGGTGCAAAGGATTATGAATGCACCGGGGTATTTCTTCTTTTCACCATCGTGCTTGACATAATTGTACTACAATGATGAGTCACTTCTACTATCTCCTCCTCCACAAGCCATTTTTTGGAGACtaattctttcataaatttagtatACCCCGATATTTATTGCAAGGCTTCTATAAACAAAATGTTGATGGATAGGTTGCTAAATTTATCAAGAAACTTTTTGAACTTGGCATTGTCCCCTTTTTTCTTGAGCCTTTGAATAAAAGGGGGAATAATTGTAATTGGTGGCATGGAGACAATTTGAGATTCTTTCACCTTTGATATTTTAATGATAGTTTCATTTGGCTTTAATTTGTCATCATTGGGCCTCTTTCTCTTCACATTTATTTGCTTATCATTTTCTCTTTCGTTGGGGTCATCATCAAGCTCCACACCCTTGCCAAGAGTTGTCCCACTTCTAGTAACAATAACATTCGTTACTATACCACTCGACATCTCTTCATTTTGTCTTTCAATGAGGTGCGCtgatatttgatttaattttacttttaattgTTGGATGGAGATTAAATGAGACTCTATTGTTTAGTGTAACTTGGATAAGTCACTCCTCATTTCCCTCAATATCATGTCGGTCCCCTTGAATACTATCAAGATTCGAGCCAAGATGTCTTCATTTACATATCCTTTCGTTTAAAGAGGGGACATGTGTCGATTCTCAttgttccgaccttgattcccacTCTGCCTTTGGTGCAATGTGGAAAACCCCCCATATTTCTTGATAATAATCTCATCTCTTCATCAAGTCTCCTTCTTTCCGCATCTTCATGCACTTTAGCATTCCTTGAAGCTATAGTATTGATCCTTCAAAAAAGATTCCCATCAAATGTTGAGTAAGAAGTTCAAGGTGTGATATCACTTTGATCATATTTACATCTCCTTcctcctctttttttctttgaccTTGACCCACAAAGGACGTAGAGGGAGCCCCCATGGCTACCTCGACATCCTTCGTGTGCCACCCTCTAGCTAACTTAGTCACTTAATCTAATATGCTTGATACAACTTCATAAGGCAACTTGATAAGGGATCCACTGGATGCATTGTCAACCACAGTTCTATTCAATTGATCTAACGCTCgataaaatatttggagaagCATTTTCTCAGGCACtttatgatttgggcattgcatGATTTTATCCTTGAAACCTTTGCCATACTTCATATAAAGGCTCGCCCCTATATTGACAAAAATTTGTGATTTCATCCCTTAATTTCAACATCTTTGAAAGAGATAAATATCGATAAAAAATGCATCATTAATCTCGACCCAAGATGTGATGGACCTGGCAGATAGAGATCTCAACCACAATACCGCTTCACTTTTAAAGAGAACAGAAAaatcctcaactgaatagacTCTTGAGAGATATGAGCGACATCAAATGGAGAGCATACTTTAATAAAGTTCTTTAAATGGGAATTGACATCTTCATGTGATTGACCCCCAAACAATCCTTTCATATGGAGATAGTGATGATATGGAGCAAGTGGAGCATCACACTTGTGACATAAAATTCTACGTTTTCCGTGGTAGGTGAAATACGGATGGCATTAACATACTCCTCATTACCAGGATGAATCATGATCTCCGCACATTCATAtatatgatgagttgttattgATCCCTTCTTAACTCGTGGCTATTTGTATGCAATAGTAGTAACCTAATCAAAAGACCCAAAACAACAACTAAAGTGTAACACTACGGGTAAACCCAAAGTTACTAACAATACCAAAGAAGTGAAAACTAATTTTCACTCCCTGACAACAACGTCATTTTTAATAACTCTCACTTACACTATTATTTtgatgtaagcgatcattgtcaatataataacctaacTTAGGTTGGAATCGTATCCACGAGGAGTGTAATTTAGTCTTCGAGTTCAATGTATGTTGAAAGTTACTAAGCATTGACCCGCAATGTAGActtaaaccaaaacataaattaaattgggGGATATGATCGAAAATTTAGTTTGAACAAAATTAACTAATTACATATTTGAGAGCAACAATTGTAGATTAAAATCCAATAAGAGAGCGTCTTGGGGTTATACTTATCCTAGGGGTCATACATGCATGGGTGACTGAGGGTTGGTCCATTTCTTAGTCAAAGgtttgggtaggctagatttagctCTTAATGTGAGCCTTTCAACAACACACCAAGTtgcactcatggattctttcgaatacctcatgagTGTGCCAATTTTATCAATccaaaacctcaacaaaatattcctatttctaggatgatgccaaTCAATCTAGCTACAAcacataacatccttatttctaagataatactAAGGAAATAACTCGTATCAAATAAGTGTTCTCTACTActcatcacccacatccctctttcaggGATGATGTTGGATCCAAATCaattggggatttcacccataaTTATCAATTTAATCAAAGAGTAAtagcaaaacccaacatcaatgtCTAATAATTAGgactaacaatcaacacccaTACACTTTAACACCttaatcaagcataaccccaagataattatttagctactcatgaaattgGAGAAAAGAGAATTACCCAAATTGACATCCACTGCATCCATTGAAAATAAAGCAAGAATAATCCCAAATCTCTAATCTCATTACAACTAAAAAACTATCTCTTGGAGATTTAATAACAATTGTTTCTTTTCACAATTTGAAGGGTTTCTCTCAATACAAACTAAAAATTAGTTGGAAGATCCTCCTATTTTGCAAGGGTTTGAGCTTTTAAATATTAGATTCAGCCATGCGGATTTATAATTCTTCCCCTTGGAGGATTCCTGCTACACCACGATCGTGTAGCATCTTATCGTGATCGCGGTACCTGAGGGTCTTCTGATTCATGGTTGATTGGCTGCAATCGTGACTCTGAGGACCGCGATCACAGTAATTGAGGGCCTCCTATTCTCtagcttttatttctttttgcctATTTTCCTTTCCTTTCAACTTGATTTCCATTCATTTTCATCATAGGACCTGCAAGATCACAAAAACTGGAAATTAGTATATTCCAATGGAGAATTAGGCTCATGTACACAATTTTAGCCATAGTAGTGTATGAATTTGGATGTCAACGAGTGGTAAATTTGCCACTCATCAGGATACCATATAGGATGCATATGTGTCTACTTTTTCAACTTTATATTGTGTACATGCACTCACCCAAAGTTGGAGGGCATCGATGTGATCTGAAGCCAAGTTAAATGAGACGTTTATATATTGTACCAAAAAAAGTAGGATAAATGATATATATAACAGAATtattaaataacaaataaaaggcAAAATGAGGAAGAAAAATATGCTAACGACACGACGTGACTACACCAAATTGGCCGCTatataaaatgacatttttccgcATTTTATAACAATAAATTAAATGATACGATACagtaaaatttaaataacaatcaaaataaatGTTGAATTTACAGTAGCAATACAATACAATAGATAACAAATACAACCACCCAAACAAGTAACTATTGACCTATTTAAATTGGTAATTAGCAATTACTACTCCCCCATCTCAACTTATGTTGCATCTTTCTAATTTCATGATTGAAACAAATTTATCCTTGACCATTATTTTTTGCAAGTTTCCAagcatatattttttgtttaaaaactTGAAGATTGCATGGCAAAGTTCACGGTCAAACTTAAAATGTCTGACACTTTAAATTCTAACTATGCCATATAAATTGGgagtataatatatttatagtGACTTACttgaaaagataattataatagGACTATAAATTAAACAGAtactataaatattatatatgctTAGGATTTTGAATTAGCAACTCCCACCTTTCACAAACTACCTATTTCTTAGGCAATACAAATGTAACAAACTCCTTCAACAATGCAACCTCTTTGAAATCTTTTTATCTCTGTGCATGAACACATTGTTAAACACACATTGCAACAAAATGAATTTAGTGATAGAAATATTAACAGGGACATTGTTTCACATTCAAGTAAGCGAAAAAACAACTGTTGCGGATTTGAAGAGAGAAATAAGCAAACAAGAAAAGCTACCGGAGAATCGTTTGATTCTCATGTTGGATATCGGAGGTGATTCGATTATGTTGAATGGTGATGAAGTTCCCCTTACGGAGTATGGTGTAAAAGATGGCTCTCATTTTTACCTGTTTTTCAAGCTTCCTAATAGTAACAAGAACGATGGTGAAAAtcgtaatggtggtggtggtaataTTGGTGTTGTTAATCCCGAGACTCCGGTTTCTCAAGGCGATTCTGTTACTACTATTGTGTGATAGACAGAGGAGCGTATTCAGGATTTTATGTTAGTAGTTGATAGTAGTACTTTTTTTGGGCAATAAGTGCAGTTCTTCAGttagttgtatgattttggtggCTTTTGGTCTAAGCGGAGGCGTATTCAGAATTTAAGCTTTTTAGGTTTAACTTTAAAGTTTTTAGCATATAGCGTGTTGTCTTTTTAAAGTTATAGattcatatttaatatttgttgcgatttataaataaattttcacaCAAATCTATGCATATTGAAAGTACTAGGTTCAGATGACGGCATGAAACCATTAATTCTCGGTCCTCTTGTGAAAAAGAGTGCCTATGTGGGACTCCTTTAGATCTTGAGCTGGcacaaaagcaaaagaaaaaatgattataGCAATATCAATTAttctttagtcttttttttttaaaaaaaaatctatcatatcccccTATTGTGTATGAAGTTTATGATTTCCCTAGATGTAATTGTGCTTAAAAAAGGGTGGGGGAGGGGAGAAGATTACAAGGTGAGGATCGAGTCCTCGCCAATAAGGTAAAATTTCACCATTACGTATGATTCCATGTCTCCAGATTAAAATCGTCTCAGTTTACCAATCTGAGTACGAAAAGAAATGTCACCATCACCATTATATATCTGCAATCTTGTAACTTGTAGGCTCAAGTTCATTATTAGTAAGAACAGGAAATCAGTAACAAAATTCGATTGGGAGTATAATGAAACCTTGCGAAATACCATTTGAGAAAGTGAGCATACTCCCTCAAGCGGGGGCTTGTAAGAGGGCAAATGTAGCtgattttctttatctttcacCTAAGTCGTGTCCTGAAAAACACCGCGAATGTTATGTTTAGTTGATTGCATTATCTTCTCTTGCTTTTCcaatattttcacgatactctaaTGCAAAAAAACTTACCATCATTTTCACTGCAGAGTCGAGGTGAAATTTGGTGTGTACCTATTGAAACAACCTTTCAGTTTCCTCCTTTTTGCCATGTTCCTGGAAATGCCAAAAGTTCATTATGTGACTCGAAAGCCTTTACCTGCAGTCAGTGAAGAGATAAAGGCTAAAAAGGATTTGACAGTATGTTTTACCATTTGTTTTTCAGTTTACCATTGATCCATTCTATCTCTCAAAGAATCAAGCGTTTACTTGTTTGCTTTGATGTTGCAGTAATTGTGATTCTTTGTTCTTACAATACAATTTTATCGATGCTGTCTACAACCAAGGAACGTGAAATTAAGTGCCAAAATACGCATGAACATGAAAATTCTCAAGACATAATTAAAGCTAACCTTGATTTTCTACTTTAGGTAACCGTTTTTGCCAGCGAACTAAGAGGTTACATCTCTCAAGATCCATCAAAGTCATGCAAGCTGTTCTCATCTGTCCCTGAtatcttcctctttctcttttttgaaGCATCGTCCATTTTGCTTGACGAGCTACCACATTCTCTGATCAGCTCGACATTCTGTTCCTTCTGAACTGCAATGTCAGGCTTAGCAGACGCCTGTGAACTAGTAGGAGAAGGCTCAAGTACCATAGAGCAGCCACTTTCAGTTGTTACTGCAGTATCTTTTCGCGGAACTGGAAAGAGTTTGGGACTTGTCGTTGCTCGTTGCTTCCTTCTCCATTTCCTATCTGTATTCTCATATTCCAGACGAATTCCATAGCATAGTTCCTTTGCGTACACTTCAAATACCTCAAAAAGGTAGTAATCATTCGGGTTCTTCCCTTCCTTTATCACCAGAAGCATGCCACAACGTTTCAAATGGTTTGTAGATGCAATACTTGACAGGAGACTCAAACCAATAATCAGGGATGTCATAGTTCAAGGAATGTTTTCTTTCGGGGTCAGAATTGCAGACTAATTTAGCTACTAATCTCACTTCAAATACATCAGGACGGTTATAACATAGTgaaaaaaccatgaatttatcGGTATACCAAGACGGATTCAGATTAATCGAGATCTTTTCTTGATTTATAAACTGATAACCAAACAACTCTGGCATTCTGACTTCaggaaaagaaatgagaaaataagCCCTTTGCTGGAAGTCGCACTGcaataaaaaatcattattaCTAGAAATCAATTTGACAAAATTATTCAACgttcatatatatgtgtgtggacCGTATAGATAAAAACCTGGATACATGTTCTGAGAAAATGTCGTAGCAACTTCATCACATTCACTTGTTCGCTTTCTGATTTTTCATGACCACACCGTGGTATTCAGATCATACACAGCTTAAGACACTTAATTACTAGATCAGTGATGCTCTTCAAGGCTAAATGATAATCTGCATTAAATTTGGGGGTAGCTCTCCAGGCAGTTCACTAAGATTCTGACAAAATTCTACGTACAGATACTCAAGGTGTAAGAGTTCTTTGATACTTTC
Proteins encoded:
- the LOC107850233 gene encoding uncharacterized protein LOC107850233, with the translated sequence MNLVIEILTGTLFHIQVSEKTTVADLKREISKQEKLPENRLILMLDIGGDSIMLNGDEVPLTEYGVKDGSHFYLFFKLPNSNKNDGENRNGGGGNIGVVNPETPVSQGDSVTTIV